From the Malus domestica chromosome 17, GDT2T_hap1 genome, one window contains:
- the LOC103404716 gene encoding uncharacterized protein isoform X1 has protein sequence MPPWTRSYPRVNYAMEGRIPTNAVDFPGTVGRSISTIREVDVSRAQLQDSHGGGSEHSVEIGGSDHLNAAQNTLRAFLASADQNVSSLSGSYRYVNAPQVSYHEMNPQPSAYQINPQHGPYKLNPQHSPYRINP, from the exons ATGCCTCCTTGGACAAGGAG CTATCCAAGGGTCAACTATGCTATGGAGGGTAGGATCCCAACGAATGCAGTCGATTTTCCTGGAACAGTAGGGCGCAGCATTTCCACTATTAGAGAG GTTGACGTATCAAGAGCGCAGCTCCAAGACTCCCACGGTGGTGGCTCTGAGCATTCTGTTGAGATCGGTGGTTCTGATCATTTGAATGCAGCACAGAATACCCTTCGGGCATTCTTGGCTTCTGCAGATCAAAATGTGAGTTCTCTATCTGGTTCCTACCGCTATGTAAATGCTCCGCAAGTCTCCTACCACGAGATGAATCCTCAGCCCAGCGCCTACCAAATCAATCCTCAGCATGGCCCCTACAAACTCAATCCTCAGCACAGCCCATACCGAATCAATCCTTAG
- the LOC103404716 gene encoding uncharacterized protein isoform X2, with amino-acid sequence MVLISYPRVNYAMEGRIPTNAVDFPGTVGRSISTIREVDVSRAQLQDSHGGGSEHSVEIGGSDHLNAAQNTLRAFLASADQNVSSLSGSYRYVNAPQVSYHEMNPQPSAYQINPQHGPYKLNPQHSPYRINP; translated from the exons ATGGTTCTCATAAG CTATCCAAGGGTCAACTATGCTATGGAGGGTAGGATCCCAACGAATGCAGTCGATTTTCCTGGAACAGTAGGGCGCAGCATTTCCACTATTAGAGAG GTTGACGTATCAAGAGCGCAGCTCCAAGACTCCCACGGTGGTGGCTCTGAGCATTCTGTTGAGATCGGTGGTTCTGATCATTTGAATGCAGCACAGAATACCCTTCGGGCATTCTTGGCTTCTGCAGATCAAAATGTGAGTTCTCTATCTGGTTCCTACCGCTATGTAAATGCTCCGCAAGTCTCCTACCACGAGATGAATCCTCAGCCCAGCGCCTACCAAATCAATCCTCAGCATGGCCCCTACAAACTCAATCCTCAGCACAGCCCATACCGAATCAATCCTTAG